Part of the Aquabacterium sp. NJ1 genome, TGTGAGGCACGCACGCCGATGCCGGCGCCGCTGATGCTGCGGCCACGGTCGCCATCGGCCCAGGGATGGCGGTTGATCGTGACGCCGCCGGCATCGTAGAAGACATAGGGCACGGCCGGGCCCACGGTGTAGCGGGCTTCGAGCTGGGCCAGCCAGCCCTCGTCGCCAAAGCCTTCACCACCGGGGTAGGCGCGCACACCTGATACGCCGCCCACGCCAAAGTCTTCCGAAGAGTCGAGGTTCTTGCCCGCCCACTGCGCCGACACACGGCCATACAGGCTCAGGTTCGGCAGCGCCGTGGCCTGCACCCGGGCGAGGTCCAGGTTCCATTTGTCAAAGCTGCCGCGGCCATGGGCCGTCACGGCATCGCTGGCCTGCAAGGCGGCATCCAGGTGCAAGCGGCCGTTCGCATAAGCCAGGCTGCCATAACTGAGGCCACCGCCGCCCAGGCCATCACGCACGTCGAACTGCATCGAGATGGGCAGGGACTGGCTTTGTTTGTCGTTGTGCATATCGGCCGCGCCTTGCTGGTCCTTCAAGGACTTGTACTGGTAGCTGAGCCCCACGGTGACATTGGCCTGCTGCGAGCGCAGCCAGGGGTAGGTCACGCCCACGGACGTGATGTCGGCCGAGCCGGTGGCCTCCAGGGCGGCGAACTGCTGGCCCAGCTCGTAGTAGGTGTGCGCATGGCTGATCTGCCCGCGCAAGCCGGAGGTGCCCAGCGGCAGGCTGTAGCCCAGCTGGCCCAGCCATTGCCCGGCATCGCTGTAGGTGCTGCGCAGCGTGAACTGGTCGCCGAACAGGAAGGGGCTGTCGAACTGCAGGTTCAGCCGTGCGCGGTACTCGCCCGTGTAGCGGTTGCCCTGGTTGTCCAGGCCGACCTCGCCCGACCAGCGCCGCTCGGTGGAGACCGGCACGACCAGGTCGCCCGTCCCGACGCTCTGGCCCGGGCGCATGATCGGCGCCGCCACCAGGCCGGGCTGGTCGGACAGGATGAGCGTGGCGCGCTCCAGCGAGGCCGCGTCGATCACGGCGCCAGGCTGCAGAGCACGGAGGAAGCCTTGCGCGGCCGCCGCCAGACGGGCATCACCCGTGGCGCGGATCTGGCCATAACGACCTTCGACGATCGCGATGGTGACTTGCCCATCGGCCAGCGCTTGAGCCGGCAGGTAGGCGCGCGCAAAGGGGTAGCCCTGGCCGCGGTAGTACGCCGAGATGCGCTGCGCCAGCGCTTGCAGCCCGGCCAGGTCATAACGTTGCCCCCGCACCTCGCCCAGCACGCTGGACAACTGCTCGCTGGTGAAAACCGTGTGCCCTTCGAAGCGCACGGCCTCCAGGACCACGGTCTGGCCACCGGGCAAGGCCGCATCGGGGGCGGGCGGCGTGATCGTCAGCCCTTGGGCAGGGCGAGGCGGCGTGGGTGCGGCACGTTCCTGCTGAAGCAGGCGGCCCGCGTCGGGCAGGGTCTGAGCCTGTGCGCTCAAGGCGGCCGTGGCCAGAGCCAAGAACCAGGTGCAAGGACGGATGGCGATCATGACAAAGCTCTCTGCGTGATGGTGGCAAACGGGCAGGTGCCCCGTGGATCAGGACGAACTGGTCCGAACCGGTCAGCGGCGGGGCGTCGGCAAGGCGGCGTACGCGGCGGGTTGCCGGATGCCGCCGTTGACGACAAACACGCGCATGAAGCCCTGGCGATCGGGGCCCGCGCCCGCTGCCGATGAAGCAAGCGACGCGGACGGATCCTCGGCGACCACGTCGACGAAGGTCAGGCCCTGGCTGCCTTGGGAGCCGTTGTCGCGCCGCATCCCGCCCGCACTGCCCAGTTGCGTGGTCGAGCCTGGCGTCCCCACCGCGGTGCCGGCCTCGGGCAGGCTCGGTGGCATCGGCGTGTTCAGCGCCTGCACGACGGGCCAGCGCCAGGCTTCGGTCACCGCAGCGCCTGCGGGGGTGTTGGCGTCCACGCCCACCGTGCGGATGAGGAAGGTGCCGCCTACAAAGCTGATCTCATAGTTGTCGTTGAGCGCGCTGGTCAAGGTGCCTTGCGTGATGGCGTAAGAGCCCGCGCCTTCGCCGGGCTCGCGCACCAGCGCCCCCACCAGGCTGTCGCCCGTCAGCAAGCCACATGGGCCGCTGGCGGCACCACAGTCGCTCGTGTAGCCCAGCACCGGGTCCGCCTGGCCCAGCAGCTTGCTCTGGTTCTGTGCCCCCACCGAGACGGGGCGGCGCGAGATCGTCAGCGTGCCGTTGCTGGCCGTGACGACGTAGTTGCTGTTGCTCAGCGCCGAGGCGTCGATGGTGTAGCTGCCCACGTTCTCGCCGGCCGTGCGCGTCAGGGCCCCGCTCAGGCTGTCACCGGACAGCAAGCCACCACTGGTCACCGTGTAGCTCAGGCCCGGGTCGCTGTCGCCGTACACCTTGGACTGGTTGTCCGCCGTGATGCTGATCGGCCGCGCATCGATCGTCAGCGTGCCGTTGCTGGCCGTGACGACGTAGTTGCGGTTGTTCAGCGCCGAAGCGTCGATGGTGTAGCTGCCCACATTCTCGCCGGCCGTGCGCGTCAGGGCCCCGCTCAGGCTGTCACCGGACAGCAAGCCACCACTGGTCACCGTGTAGCTCAGGCCCGGGTCGCTGTCGCCGTACACCTTGGACTGGTTGTCTGCCGTGATGCTGATCGGCCGCGCATCGATCGTCAGGCCATTTGGTGCCGTGCGTGTGCCGCTCAGGTCATAGCCGTTCTGGGTGGAGTACAGCGCCAGGGTATAGGTGCCGGCATCCACGGCGTTGCCCGCTGTGCCGCCCAACAGGATCTTGCTGGCGTCCGCGCTGCCGCTGACGGTGTAGCCCGCGCCACCGCTGTAGACCTGCTGGTCGTAGGTCTTCGTCGCATCGCTCACGGAGCTCACGGTCAAGGGCGTCAGGAAGGCGCGCAACAGCGGGTAGCTGTCACCTTCGTACAGGCGCCAGACCTTGCCGGTGCCGCCCGCATCGTCGATGTCCCAGCCGGTGAAGGTGGCGAGCTGGCGCATCTCTGCGGCCGTCTTGCCCGTGCCCCCGAACGACGTCGCGGGGCCGGCCGTCTCGTTGTTCCAGAAGCTGTTGATCACCGGGGCGCTGGCGTCCAGCGAGCTGCCGCCCACCAGCGCCTTGCCCGCCGAGGTACCGGTCACGGGGCTGACGCTGTAGCTGTTCTCAATGCTGCTGAGGTACTGGTGTGCCCCGACCAGCCCACCCACTTGCCCGGCATTACCCTGAAGGCTGTGCACCGTGCCCGACGAATAGCTGTTGAGGATCTGGCTGTGATCCAGATTCAGGCCCACGAGCCCACCCATGATGTTGCCCCCCGTGACCGAGGCGCTCGAGTACGAGCCACTGATGACGCTGTATTGCTCGTTGCGCGCGATCAGCCCGCCCACATACAGGCTGGTGCCCGGCCCGGTGACCGAGCCCTCCGCGTACGCATTGCTCACCGTGCCCTGCACGTTGAAGCCGATCAGCCCACCCAGCCAGTTGGAGCCGTTGACCCCGACGACGTTGCCGGAGAAGTAGCTGTTGCTCACCGTGGTGCCATTGGCATAGCCGATCAGCCCGCCGCAGTAGTTGCCGCAGGTGACCGACGCGGTGCTCAACCCGAGGTTGCTGATGGCCGCATTCGTCGTTTGGGCGAACAGCCCGCCAGCGAAGTTCTGAGCCAGGTAGACCGACAGGTTGCTGACCACATGCCCCTGCCCGTCGAGGGTGCCGGTGAAGTTATCCATGGGCGCGAAGCTGCCCGCGAAGTTACCCGAGGCATTGGCCCCGGTTCCGCGCCACAGCTCGCTCTGGTTGTTCAGGTCGCCACTGAAGCTCACGTCCTGACGCAGCTTGTAGCTCGCCCCCTGGTCCAGCGTCATCAGTTGCAGCTGGTGGGCATTGCCGATGCTGTGGGCCCACTCCATGCGCAGGAAGGGGCGGGTCTGCCCTTCGCGGATGTACCAGGTTTGGCCGAAATCAAAGCCGCTGTAGCTGGCCTGACTGTAGGCATCGATGCTGCCGGTGCTGCTGTGCAGGCCCGTGGCTGTCGACACGCCCGAGCCACCGCTGGCCAGCGTCGTGCTGTCGATGTCCCAGTAGCTGTCCGTGATCACACCGCCGTTGGCCCCGACCAGGCCGCCTCGGTTGTTGTTGAACACATTCATGTTGCCCGTGGCATAACTGCGCGCGATGCTGCCGACGTTGACGCCCACGAGCCCGCCGAAATTGTCCTGGCTGGCGTACTCGCTCAGGCTCACGGTGCTGTAGGCATCGGCGATCGCCCCCTCGTTGACCCCGACCAGGCCGCCCAGGCGGTTGCCGCCTCGCACCGTGCCGCTGGCGTAGCTCTCCTGCACGGTGCCGGTGGCGAAGTTGTCGCCGGCCAGGGCGCCCGCATGGGTGCCGCCGCTCACGTCCGCGCGCTCGACGTAGCTGCGGCTCACGAGGCCGCCGTTGGCGCCGACCAGTGCCCCCACCCGTGCGTTACCCCGGATGGTCGCATTCTCGAGCCCCACGTGACGGATGCTCGCCGCCGATGAGGTCGCCCCGAACAGGCCCACCCAGGACTGACTTGGCCGTGCGATCGTCAGGCCGCTGATCACATGCCCCAGCCCGTCGAACTGGCCCGAGAACGCCACCGTCCCATCACCCACGGGCGAAAAGCCGCCGGACCAGCCGGAAGTCGCGCTGGCGTCGATATCGGCCCCCAGCACATAGCGCCCACCCAGATCGCCCTGCATGCCCTGCAGATCGGCGCCGGTGGTCGAGCCCTGCGCCCCCAGGCCCGTGATGACCTGCCAGCTGTTCAGGCTGCCATCGCTGCCCAGCCGGGTCAGGAAGTTGGCCCCCGCCTGCAGGTTGATGCGCCCGCCGCCCAGCGTGTAGTAGGCCGTGTTGCCCGCCGCGACGCCGCCCTGGCCATACGCCAGTTCGAGCTGCCCGTTGGCATGGCTGGCCGTGATGTCCGCGTTGATGCCGATGTGGCGGTAGGCCGACAAGGTCAGGCGGGTGGCCGCCCCCCAGCTGATCGCATCGTTGACAAAGATGTCGCCGTTGCCCGAGGCGTTGCCCGCGCCGCAGCTGGCGTTGCTGCAGTTGACGCCGCCACCGGTTGTCTCGATGGTGACATTGGCGTTGGCCAGTGCGGCCGACAGCGCCGCGCCGGTGATGTCGCCCCCACTGGCTGCGATGGTGAAGTCATAGGGGTCGATCAGCCACTGGCCCGCTTTCACCACGGCGCCATCGGCCACCTTGACCCTGGCGGCGCTGGTTTCGACGAAGCCGCCCGAGCCCCCCTGCGGGGCCGAAGCATCGAGCCGGCCCGCGACACGCACCACGCCGTGCTGCATGTCGCCCATGAGCACGATCTCGCCCTTCTCGCCCGTGGCCAGGGTGCGCGCCTCGGTGATGCCGGTGTGGTTGATCACGCTGGAGGCCAGATCGCCTGCGGCCTTGGCGGTCAGGTACACGGTGCCGCCATCGGCCCGGATGCCGCCGCCCTGCTCGATGACGGCTTGCAGGCTGCCCTCCTCGACCTCGATCTTCACCGGCCCGCCCAGATCCAGGCGCACCGTGCGGCCTGCGGCCATGAACACATGCCCTTGCGGCGCCACGATCTGGCCGGTGTTCTCGACGCGTGCCGCAATGAGGGCGACCGTGCCGCCCTTGGCCACCTGGAGCTGGCCTTCGTTGCGCACGGTGGCGGTGCTGCTGCCGCTGAAGCGATAGCGACCCGCCATGAAATCCTCGGTCGACAGGTTCAGCGTGGAGGCCAGCAGGCCGCCGGTATTGACCTGCGCCGTCGGGCTGAACAGCACGCCGTTGGGGTTCACCAGGAACACCCGGCCATTCGCGTCCAGCGCCCCCTGGATGACGGAGACATTGGCGCCCAGCACCCGGTTGAGCGCCACCGCCGTGGATGAGGGTTGCACAAACCGGACGCGTTGCCCGGCCCCGATGTCAAAGCTCTGCCAGTCGGCCGCCATGGACGCGCTGCGCTGCTGCACGGTCAGCGTCGAACCGGATTGGCTGATGCTGCCTTCGCCCGCCGTGATGATGCCGCCTGTGGGCAGCGCACCGGCCTGCACCGTGGCACTGGCCAGCACGAGCGGCGCGGCCAGCACGC contains:
- a CDS encoding MBG domain-containing protein; this translates as MNRAYRHVWSDVRQAFVVVAECARASGKRCGEGVLAAPLVLASATVQAGALPTGGIITAGEGSISQSGSTLTVQQRSASMAADWQSFDIGAGQRVRFVQPSSTAVALNRVLGANVSVIQGALDANGRVFLVNPNGVLFSPTAQVNTGGLLASTLNLSTEDFMAGRYRFSGSSTATVRNEGQLQVAKGGTVALIAARVENTGQIVAPQGHVFMAAGRTVRLDLGGPVKIEVEEGSLQAVIEQGGGIRADGGTVYLTAKAAGDLASSVINHTGITEARTLATGEKGEIVLMGDMQHGVVRVAGRLDASAPQGGSGGFVETSAARVKVADGAVVKAGQWLIDPYDFTIAASGGDITGAALSAALANANVTIETTGGGVNCSNASCGAGNASGNGDIFVNDAISWGAATRLTLSAYRHIGINADITASHANGQLELAYGQGGVAAGNTAYYTLGGGRINLQAGANFLTRLGSDGSLNSWQVITGLGAQGSTTGADLQGMQGDLGGRYVLGADIDASATSGWSGGFSPVGDGTVAFSGQFDGLGHVISGLTIARPSQSWVGLFGATSSAASIRHVGLENATIRGNARVGALVGANGGLVSRSYVERADVSGGTHAGALAGDNFATGTVQESYASGTVRGGNRLGGLVGVNEGAIADAYSTVSLSEYASQDNFGGLVGVNVGSIARSYATGNMNVFNNNRGGLVGANGGVITDSYWDIDSTTLASGGSGVSTATGLHSSTGSIDAYSQASYSGFDFGQTWYIREGQTRPFLRMEWAHSIGNAHQLQLMTLDQGASYKLRQDVSFSGDLNNQSELWRGTGANASGNFAGSFAPMDNFTGTLDGQGHVVSNLSVYLAQNFAGGLFAQTTNAAISNLGLSTASVTCGNYCGGLIGYANGTTVSNSYFSGNVVGVNGSNWLGGLIGFNVQGTVSNAYAEGSVTGPGTSLYVGGLIARNEQYSVISGSYSSASVTGGNIMGGLVGLNLDHSQILNSYSSGTVHSLQGNAGQVGGLVGAHQYLSSIENSYSVSPVTGTSAGKALVGGSSLDASAPVINSFWNNETAGPATSFGGTGKTAAEMRQLATFTGWDIDDAGGTGKVWRLYEGDSYPLLRAFLTPLTVSSVSDATKTYDQQVYSGGAGYTVSGSADASKILLGGTAGNAVDAGTYTLALYSTQNGYDLSGTRTAPNGLTIDARPISITADNQSKVYGDSDPGLSYTVTSGGLLSGDSLSGALTRTAGENVGSYTIDASALNNRNYVVTASNGTLTIDARPISITADNQSKVYGDSDPGLSYTVTSGGLLSGDSLSGALTRTAGENVGSYTIDASALSNSNYVVTASNGTLTISRRPVSVGAQNQSKLLGQADPVLGYTSDCGAASGPCGLLTGDSLVGALVREPGEGAGSYAITQGTLTSALNDNYEISFVGGTFLIRTVGVDANTPAGAAVTEAWRWPVVQALNTPMPPSLPEAGTAVGTPGSTTQLGSAGGMRRDNGSQGSQGLTFVDVVAEDPSASLASSAAGAGPDRQGFMRVFVVNGGIRQPAAYAALPTPRR
- a CDS encoding ShlB/FhaC/HecB family hemolysin secretion/activation protein, with translation MIAIRPCTWFLALATAALSAQAQTLPDAGRLLQQERAAPTPPRPAQGLTITPPAPDAALPGGQTVVLEAVRFEGHTVFTSEQLSSVLGEVRGQRYDLAGLQALAQRISAYYRGQGYPFARAYLPAQALADGQVTIAIVEGRYGQIRATGDARLAAAAQGFLRALQPGAVIDAASLERATLILSDQPGLVAAPIMRPGQSVGTGDLVVPVSTERRWSGEVGLDNQGNRYTGEYRARLNLQFDSPFLFGDQFTLRSTYSDAGQWLGQLGYSLPLGTSGLRGQISHAHTYYELGQQFAALEATGSADITSVGVTYPWLRSQQANVTVGLSYQYKSLKDQQGAADMHNDKQSQSLPISMQFDVRDGLGGGGLSYGSLAYANGRLHLDAALQASDAVTAHGRGSFDKWNLDLARVQATALPNLSLYGRVSAQWAGKNLDSSEDFGVGGVSGVRAYPGGEGFGDEGWLAQLEARYTVGPAVPYVFYDAGGVTINRHPWADGDRGRSISGAGIGVRASQGRWSVDVSLAWRDRGGAPQSDTVDRQPRVWASIGLRF